The proteins below are encoded in one region of Pseudomonas putida NBRC 14164:
- a CDS encoding efflux transporter outer membrane subunit, translating to MPNRRCGLGLLMVLAGCTQVGPDFEKPQVPWLDGWSTPLLEQAGRSAATPDLRQWWAVFADPMLDALIAEADANNTNLRVAGLRIAEARAQLAIVQTGRYPQLQQLGAQSLYLKQNQSGTATARDSVFWQSSVGFDIGWEIDFWGRFSRAIESADAVYFASQANYADAMLLLRAQVADTYFALRTAEARLAIAQENGKRQARSLEITERLFRHGENDELDWQQARTQYLATLATIPEFENQLNALRNVLCSLLGRPPGPLAQLEAGHGQLPLPDRAVLQGVPASLLQRRPDIRAAEQAVAAQSALVGVAEADLYPQLSLLGSIGWTFLSASHLPNTFDIAAGPSLIWNPFDYGRRKNAVRVEDARLQQLIELYHQGVREAAREADDAASGLVRSLQSAAIRDQASQAAQRSLNLASSQYREGFADFQRVLDAQQLLLQQQDGYLISRGNAVSSLVTLYKALGGGWDTSRAPIDPATRQQMQQRTDWGDLLHPPAHTAHAKGESQ from the coding sequence ATGCCCAACCGCCGCTGTGGCCTGGGCCTGCTGATGGTGCTGGCCGGCTGCACCCAGGTCGGCCCGGATTTCGAAAAGCCCCAGGTGCCGTGGCTGGACGGCTGGAGCACGCCATTGCTGGAGCAGGCAGGGCGTAGCGCCGCAACACCCGACCTGCGCCAGTGGTGGGCGGTGTTTGCCGACCCGATGCTGGACGCGCTGATTGCCGAGGCCGACGCCAATAACACCAACCTGCGTGTGGCTGGCCTGCGCATTGCTGAAGCCCGCGCCCAGTTGGCCATCGTGCAGACCGGGCGTTATCCACAGCTGCAGCAGCTGGGTGCGCAGAGCCTGTACCTGAAGCAAAACCAGTCCGGCACGGCCACTGCGCGCGATTCGGTGTTCTGGCAATCCAGCGTCGGCTTCGACATCGGCTGGGAAATCGACTTCTGGGGCCGCTTCAGTCGCGCCATCGAAAGCGCCGATGCCGTTTACTTCGCCTCACAGGCCAACTATGCCGACGCCATGCTGCTGTTGCGTGCACAAGTGGCCGACACCTACTTTGCCCTGCGAACCGCCGAGGCGCGGCTGGCGATCGCGCAAGAGAACGGCAAGCGCCAGGCGCGTAGCCTGGAGATTACCGAACGGCTGTTCCGCCATGGCGAGAATGACGAACTCGACTGGCAGCAAGCGCGCACTCAATACCTGGCGACCCTGGCCACCATCCCCGAATTCGAGAACCAGCTCAACGCGCTGCGCAACGTGCTGTGTTCATTGCTGGGCCGCCCACCCGGGCCGCTGGCGCAGCTGGAGGCCGGCCATGGCCAGCTGCCTTTACCAGACCGCGCAGTGCTGCAGGGCGTACCTGCCAGCCTGTTGCAGCGCCGCCCGGATATCCGCGCGGCCGAGCAGGCGGTGGCGGCGCAGTCGGCGTTGGTCGGTGTGGCCGAGGCTGATCTTTATCCACAGCTGAGCTTGCTGGGCAGCATCGGCTGGACCTTTTTATCGGCCAGCCACCTGCCCAATACCTTCGACATCGCCGCCGGGCCCAGCCTGATCTGGAACCCGTTCGACTACGGCCGGCGCAAGAACGCGGTGCGGGTAGAGGATGCCCGCTTGCAGCAACTGATCGAGCTGTACCACCAGGGCGTGCGCGAAGCCGCCCGCGAGGCCGACGATGCTGCCAGTGGGCTGGTGCGCTCGCTACAGAGTGCAGCCATTCGCGACCAGGCCTCCCAGGCTGCGCAACGCTCGCTGAACCTGGCCAGCTCGCAGTACCGCGAAGGCTTCGCCGACTTCCAACGCGTGCTCGACGCCCAGCAACTGCTATTGCAGCAACAGGACGGCTACCTGATCAGCCGCGGTAATGCCGTCAGCAGCCTGGTGACCTTGTACAAGGCCTTGGGCGGTGGCTGGGACACCAGCCGCGCACCGATCGACCCAGCCACGCGTCAGCAGATGCAGCAACGTACCGACTGGGGCGACCTGCTCCACCCGCCAGCCCACACCGCACATGCAAAAGGTGAAAGCCAATGA
- a CDS encoding AI-2E family transporter, whose translation MQPGIKLDSALSRGLLDVLIKAGLVAGLVIFAFQVFQPFLELMLWAVILAVTLYPLHCRLQRRTGLKHGYAATLVVLLVLVVLLVPIYLVVMSIGESVDSLVTLLKSGAWSVPTPPESVAAWPLIGPKVYALWLAASENMASVLNQWMPQIKGAGLTVLGAAASAGAAFFLFIGAIIISGVIMAFGDRGEVAAQRIAMRVSGEERGKPLAKLCTATIRAVAQGVIGIAFIQMLLIGVGFVVKGVPGAGMLAIVILMLGIAQAPATLVTVPVIIYVFNVEGFTVATIIFAIYTFVAGLADNVLKPLLLGRGVDVPMPVVLIGALGGMVVKGIIGLFIGPVILGVTYVLFWQWVALQVPEQPAPPAA comes from the coding sequence ATGCAACCGGGTATCAAGCTTGACAGTGCGCTGTCGCGGGGCCTGCTCGATGTGTTGATCAAGGCGGGTCTGGTGGCCGGCCTGGTGATATTCGCCTTCCAGGTGTTCCAGCCGTTCCTCGAGCTGATGCTGTGGGCGGTGATCCTGGCGGTTACCTTGTACCCGTTGCATTGCCGCCTTCAGCGCCGTACCGGGCTCAAGCATGGCTATGCCGCGACGCTGGTGGTGTTACTGGTATTGGTGGTGCTGCTGGTGCCGATCTATCTGGTGGTAATGTCCATCGGCGAGTCGGTGGACAGCCTGGTGACGTTGCTCAAGAGCGGGGCGTGGAGCGTGCCGACGCCACCTGAGTCTGTGGCCGCCTGGCCACTGATCGGGCCGAAGGTGTATGCGCTATGGTTGGCGGCCTCCGAAAACATGGCCAGCGTACTGAATCAGTGGATGCCGCAAATCAAGGGTGCCGGGCTTACGGTATTAGGCGCTGCGGCCAGCGCCGGTGCGGCCTTTTTTCTGTTCATCGGTGCCATAATCATTTCCGGAGTCATCATGGCCTTCGGTGACCGCGGCGAAGTCGCCGCGCAGCGTATTGCCATGCGGGTATCGGGCGAAGAGCGCGGCAAACCCTTGGCCAAGTTGTGTACCGCCACCATTCGCGCGGTGGCGCAGGGCGTGATCGGCATCGCCTTCATCCAGATGCTGCTGATCGGCGTTGGCTTTGTGGTCAAAGGGGTGCCCGGGGCCGGCATGCTGGCCATCGTCATCCTCATGCTGGGGATTGCCCAGGCGCCCGCTACCCTGGTCACGGTGCCGGTGATCATCTACGTGTTCAACGTCGAAGGCTTCACGGTGGCGACCATCATCTTCGCCATCTACACCTTTGTCGCCGGGCTGGCCGACAACGTGCTCAAGCCGCTGCTGCTGGGGCGCGGTGTGGACGTACCGATGCCGGTGGTGCTGATCGGGGCACTGGGCGGCATGGTGGTCAAAGGCATCATCGGCTTGTTCATCGGCCCGGTGATCCTTGGCGTAACCTACGTGTTGTTCTGGCAATGGGTTGCGCTGCAGGTGCCGGAGCAACCGGCACCACCCGCTGCCTGA
- a CDS encoding monovalent cation:proton antiporter-2 (CPA2) family protein yields the protein MPHDGSLLQATVVFLLAVVLLVPLAQRLRMGAVPGYLLAGMLIGPSVLGLLNNPDNVARLSEMGVVMLLFVIGLELSPRRLWTMRRALFGVGTLQVGLSAVVLGLLAYWLFDQSRPAAIVLGVGLALSSTAFGLQVLAERKDLGKPHGRLAVAILLFQDIAAIPLIAVVPLLGGNVSTADEGAWPLLAVAVGIGVLIIFGRYLLTPVFKWTVGSGLPELSTATALLVVLGTAWLMEHVGVSMALGAFLAGVLMAESPFRHELETQIEPIKGLLLGLFFVGVGMSADLHLLLGMPLAVLGLTLLLVGIKLPLLYGLGRMAGGLNPSQALCLGVVLASGGEFAFVVFKLARDHQVLSPQVHDLLVLAITLSMAVVPLVMMALARRLQDVPPAQAAPETEH from the coding sequence ATGCCACATGACGGCAGCCTGTTGCAGGCGACGGTGGTGTTCCTTCTGGCCGTGGTGCTTCTGGTGCCACTGGCGCAGCGTTTGCGGATGGGCGCTGTGCCTGGGTATCTGCTGGCCGGCATGCTCATCGGCCCCTCGGTGCTCGGCCTGCTGAACAACCCCGATAACGTGGCGCGTCTGTCAGAGATGGGCGTGGTGATGCTGCTGTTCGTCATTGGCCTGGAGCTATCGCCCCGGCGCTTGTGGACCATGCGCCGGGCGCTGTTCGGTGTGGGTACGCTGCAAGTGGGGCTGAGCGCCGTGGTGCTTGGGCTACTGGCCTATTGGCTGTTCGACCAGTCGCGTCCGGCCGCCATCGTGCTGGGCGTGGGCCTGGCGCTGTCTTCCACCGCGTTTGGCCTGCAGGTACTGGCCGAGCGCAAGGACCTGGGCAAACCGCACGGCCGCCTGGCTGTGGCCATCCTGTTGTTCCAGGACATCGCAGCCATTCCTTTGATTGCCGTGGTGCCGCTGCTCGGTGGCAATGTCAGCACTGCCGACGAAGGGGCCTGGCCGTTGCTGGCTGTGGCTGTGGGCATTGGGGTTCTGATTATCTTTGGTCGCTATCTGTTGACCCCGGTTTTCAAGTGGACCGTGGGTTCGGGCTTGCCCGAGCTGTCGACCGCCACGGCCTTGCTGGTGGTGCTGGGCACTGCTTGGTTGATGGAGCACGTGGGCGTATCGATGGCGCTAGGGGCATTTCTGGCCGGCGTGCTGATGGCCGAGTCGCCGTTTCGCCACGAACTGGAAACCCAGATCGAACCCATCAAAGGCTTGCTGCTGGGGCTGTTCTTCGTGGGCGTGGGGATGAGCGCCGACTTGCACCTGCTGTTGGGCATGCCGCTGGCGGTGTTGGGGCTGACGCTGCTGCTGGTGGGTATCAAGCTGCCGTTGCTGTATGGCCTGGGGCGCATGGCCGGAGGCCTCAACCCGTCCCAGGCGCTGTGCCTGGGCGTGGTGCTGGCCTCTGGGGGCGAGTTTGCCTTCGTGGTGTTCAAGCTGGCGCGGGACCATCAGGTGTTGTCACCACAAGTGCATGACTTGCTGGTACTGGCCATCACCCTGTCGATGGCCGTGGTGCCGTTGGTGATGATGGCCCTGGCGCGACGGCTGCAAGACGTACCACCTGCGCAGGCAGCCCCGGAAACGGAGCACTGA
- the ppk2 gene encoding polyphosphate kinase 2, with protein MSKPSRKKPTQEQPEKLGGKAYEKALKHLHVELVKLQEWVVAKGLKVCIVFEGRDGAGKGGTIKAITERVSPRVFRVVALPAPTEREKTQMYLQRYLGHLPAAGEVVIFDRSWYNRAGVERVMGFCSDELVDKFLTGVPVFEKVMVESGIILIKYWLEVSAEEQTLRLQDRINDGRKLWKLSPMDLKSYTRWDDYTQARDDMFAASDTAWAPWFMAHSNDKRRARLNIISHLLSRIPYKDITRDQVVKLPKRGKIGKYKAVAYPFKVVEERF; from the coding sequence ATGTCGAAGCCGTCCAGGAAGAAACCCACCCAGGAACAGCCAGAAAAACTGGGCGGCAAGGCGTACGAGAAAGCGCTCAAGCACCTGCATGTGGAGCTGGTGAAGTTGCAGGAGTGGGTGGTGGCCAAGGGGCTGAAGGTATGCATCGTCTTCGAAGGCCGCGATGGCGCCGGCAAGGGCGGCACCATCAAGGCCATTACCGAGCGCGTCAGCCCTCGAGTGTTTCGCGTGGTGGCGCTGCCGGCACCGACCGAGCGGGAAAAAACCCAGATGTACCTGCAGCGCTACCTGGGGCATTTGCCCGCAGCGGGCGAGGTGGTGATCTTCGATCGCAGCTGGTACAACCGTGCGGGCGTCGAGCGGGTAATGGGCTTTTGCTCCGACGAACTCGTCGACAAGTTCCTCACCGGTGTGCCTGTGTTCGAAAAGGTCATGGTCGAGTCGGGGATCATCCTCATCAAGTACTGGCTCGAGGTCAGCGCCGAGGAGCAGACCCTGCGCCTGCAGGATCGCATCAACGATGGCCGCAAGCTGTGGAAGCTTTCGCCCATGGACCTCAAGTCGTATACCCGCTGGGATGACTACACCCAGGCGCGTGACGACATGTTCGCCGCGTCGGATACCGCCTGGGCGCCGTGGTTCATGGCCCATTCCAACGATAAACGCCGCGCCCGCCTGAACATCATCAGCCATCTGCTCAGCCGGATTCCGTACAAGGACATCACCCGTGACCAGGTGGTGAAGCTGCCCAAGCGCGGCAAGATCGGCAAGTACAAGGCTGTGGCCTACCCGTTCAAGGTCGTCGAAGAACGCTTCTGA
- the ycaC gene encoding isochorismate family cysteine hydrolase YcaC, which translates to MAFQYKRLDKNNVAVLLVDHQTGLLSLVRDIDPDRFKNNVLALSDLAKYFKLPTILTTSFETGPNGPLVPELKEQFPDAPYIARPGNINAWDNEDFVKAVKATGKKQLLIAGVVTEVCVAFPALSALEEGFEVFVVTDASGTFNELTRDSAWRRMEAAGAQLMTWFGVACELHRDWRNDIEGLGTLFSNHIPDYRNLMTSYNKLAK; encoded by the coding sequence GTGGCCTTCCAATACAAGCGTCTGGACAAGAACAACGTCGCCGTGCTGCTGGTCGATCACCAGACCGGCCTGCTCTCGCTGGTAAGGGACATCGACCCCGACCGCTTCAAGAACAACGTGCTGGCCCTGTCCGACCTGGCCAAGTATTTCAAGCTGCCAACCATCCTCACCACCAGCTTCGAGACCGGCCCCAACGGCCCGCTGGTGCCGGAGCTGAAAGAGCAGTTCCCTGACGCCCCCTACATCGCACGCCCCGGCAACATCAACGCCTGGGACAACGAAGATTTCGTCAAAGCGGTAAAAGCCACTGGCAAGAAGCAGCTGCTGATTGCTGGTGTGGTCACCGAGGTGTGCGTGGCGTTCCCGGCCTTGTCGGCGCTGGAGGAGGGCTTTGAGGTGTTCGTCGTCACTGACGCCTCCGGCACCTTCAACGAACTGACCCGTGATTCGGCCTGGCGGCGCATGGAGGCGGCCGGGGCGCAGTTGATGACCTGGTTTGGCGTGGCATGCGAGCTGCACCGCGACTGGCGCAATGACATCGAAGGGTTGGGGACGCTGTTCTCCAACCATATCCCGGACTATCGCAACCTGATGACCAGTTACAACAAGCTGGCCAAATAG
- a CDS encoding YybH family protein: MDQTLQVRQAAANLVAAFASNDTARYFACFSEDATFLFHTLPQPLLSRRAYEDLWAQWQAEGFAVLACESGNAHVSLQGDVAIFMHDVATHIRIAGEEHQLSERETIVFRHQGDQWLACHEHLSVVSPA; the protein is encoded by the coding sequence GTGGACCAGACCCTTCAGGTGCGCCAAGCCGCCGCCAACCTCGTTGCCGCGTTCGCCAGCAACGACACCGCCCGCTATTTCGCCTGTTTCAGCGAAGACGCCACGTTCCTCTTCCACACCTTGCCGCAACCGCTGCTGTCGCGCCGTGCCTACGAAGACCTCTGGGCGCAGTGGCAGGCCGAAGGTTTTGCCGTGCTTGCCTGCGAGTCGGGCAATGCCCACGTGAGCCTGCAAGGTGACGTGGCGATCTTCATGCACGATGTGGCCACGCATATCCGCATCGCCGGCGAGGAACACCAGTTGAGCGAACGCGAGACCATCGTCTTCCGCCACCAGGGTGACCAGTGGCTGGCCTGCCATGAGCACCTGTCGGTCGTCTCGCCGGCCTGA
- a CDS encoding purine-cytosine permease family protein, whose translation MSHSTGIETNGVEQIPDDQRDASPLDLFRLIFGGANTFATAVLGSFPVLFGLSFQAGVWAILLGVGVGALILAPMGLFGALNGTNNAVSSGAHFGVHGRIVGSFLSLLTAVAFFSLSVWSSGDALVGGAKRLAGLPETDLTLGLAYGLFAVLVLVVCIFGFRFMLWVNKIAVWASSLLFLLGIVAFAGPFDASYAGSVNHGQAGFWAAFVGAAILAMSNPVSFGAFLGDWSRYIPRATPKTRIMLAVIAAQGATLIPFLFGLCTATLVATQAPDYIAANNYVGGLLAVAPSWFFLPVCLIAVIGGMSTGTTALYGTGLDMSSVFPRLLSRAGATLLIGVLAIGFIFIGRFTFNLVQSVSTFAVLIITCTSPWMVIMILGLITRRGFYHADDLQVFTRGQRGGHYWFLHGWNWRGMGAWLPSAAVGLCFVNLPGQFVGPLGDLAGGIDLSLPVTLGLAGVMYLLLLNLFPEPAGVYGPRGPRWVRCKSTAHTPVTTAEMA comes from the coding sequence ATGAGCCACTCGACCGGTATCGAGACCAACGGTGTCGAACAGATCCCCGACGATCAACGCGACGCCTCCCCGCTGGACCTGTTCCGCCTGATTTTCGGCGGCGCCAATACCTTCGCCACCGCCGTGCTGGGCAGCTTCCCCGTGCTGTTCGGGCTGTCGTTCCAGGCGGGTGTGTGGGCCATTCTGCTCGGCGTTGGCGTGGGCGCGCTGATTCTTGCGCCAATGGGGTTGTTTGGTGCGCTTAACGGCACCAACAACGCCGTGTCGTCGGGCGCACACTTTGGCGTGCACGGGCGTATCGTCGGCTCGTTCCTGTCGCTGCTCACGGCGGTGGCGTTCTTCTCGCTGTCGGTGTGGAGCTCGGGCGATGCCCTGGTCGGCGGCGCCAAGCGCCTGGCCGGCCTGCCGGAAACCGACCTCACCCTGGGCCTGGCCTACGGCCTGTTCGCGGTGCTGGTACTGGTGGTGTGCATCTTCGGCTTTCGCTTCATGCTGTGGGTCAACAAGATTGCCGTGTGGGCTTCAAGCCTGCTGTTCCTGCTGGGCATCGTTGCCTTTGCCGGGCCGTTCGACGCCAGCTACGCAGGTAGCGTCAACCACGGCCAGGCGGGCTTCTGGGCGGCGTTCGTCGGCGCAGCGATCCTGGCCATGAGCAACCCGGTGTCGTTCGGCGCCTTCCTGGGCGACTGGTCGCGCTATATCCCGCGAGCAACACCCAAGACGCGCATCATGCTGGCGGTGATTGCCGCCCAGGGCGCAACGCTGATTCCGTTCCTGTTCGGCCTTTGCACCGCCACCTTGGTCGCGACCCAGGCACCGGACTACATCGCCGCCAACAACTATGTGGGTGGCCTGCTGGCGGTGGCGCCAAGCTGGTTCTTCCTGCCGGTGTGCCTGATTGCGGTGATCGGCGGCATGTCCACCGGCACCACTGCGCTGTATGGCACCGGCCTGGACATGTCCAGCGTGTTCCCGCGCCTGCTCAGCCGCGCCGGCGCCACGCTGCTGATCGGCGTGCTGGCGATCGGCTTCATTTTCATCGGCCGTTTCACCTTCAACCTGGTGCAGAGCGTGTCGACCTTTGCGGTACTCATCATCACCTGCACCAGCCCGTGGATGGTGATCATGATCCTCGGCCTGATCACTCGCCGCGGCTTCTACCACGCCGATGACCTGCAGGTATTCACCCGCGGCCAGCGTGGCGGCCATTACTGGTTCCTGCATGGCTGGAACTGGCGCGGCATGGGGGCGTGGCTCCCCAGCGCGGCGGTCGGCCTGTGCTTCGTCAACCTGCCGGGGCAATTCGTCGGCCCGCTGGGCGACCTGGCTGGCGGCATCGACCTGAGCCTGCCGGTCACCCTGGGGCTGGCTGGCGTGATGTACCTGCTGCTGCTCAACCTGTTCCCTGAACCTGCTGGCGTGTATGGCCCCCGGGGCCCGCGTTGGGTGCGTTGCAAAAGCACCGCGCACACGCCTGTGACCACTGCCGAAATGGCCTGA
- a CDS encoding aldehyde dehydrogenase family protein: MTNSHYIAGRWVEGQGSDCISVNDPALGQPFAEFMAASVAQVDQAVTAARSALPAWKTTSASERAAYLRGFAEQLGHRREALITLQMRNNGKPRHEAEIDLDDAIATFGYYAELAEQLPAKNRDVPLAAPGFTARTRLEPVGVVGLIVPWNFPLVTSAWKLAPALAAGCTVVLKPSEVTPLIEQAYGQIADALGLPAGVLNIVNGKAETGAALSNHNGLDKLSFTGSNSVGSQVMRSASAQCRPVTLELGGKSAIVVFDDCDVDQAVEWIVAGISWNAGQMCSATSRLLVQDGIADALLPRLQAALENLRVGNTLTEEVDMGPLTSQAQWLKVAGYFATAREEGLQCLAGGKALDRDGWFVSPTLYTDVPKHSRLWTEEIFGPVLCARRFASEEQAIAEANDSRFGLVATVCSADLQRAERVADALEVGHVWINSVQAVFVETSWGGTKGSGIGRELGPWGLSAYQSVKHVTRCLG, from the coding sequence ATGACCAATTCCCACTACATCGCCGGCCGCTGGGTCGAAGGCCAAGGCAGCGACTGCATCAGCGTCAACGACCCTGCGCTGGGGCAACCGTTCGCCGAGTTCATGGCTGCCAGCGTGGCCCAGGTCGACCAGGCCGTAACCGCTGCCCGCAGCGCTCTGCCCGCCTGGAAAACCACCAGCGCCAGCGAACGCGCGGCCTACCTGCGCGGCTTTGCCGAACAGCTCGGGCACCGCCGCGAAGCGTTGATCACCTTGCAAATGCGCAACAACGGCAAGCCGCGCCACGAAGCCGAGATCGACCTGGACGACGCCATCGCCACCTTCGGCTACTACGCCGAGCTGGCCGAGCAACTGCCTGCCAAGAATCGCGACGTGCCACTGGCCGCCCCTGGCTTCACCGCGCGCACTCGCCTTGAGCCGGTGGGTGTGGTCGGCCTGATCGTGCCGTGGAACTTCCCGCTGGTGACCAGCGCCTGGAAGCTAGCCCCGGCGCTGGCTGCCGGCTGCACCGTGGTGCTCAAGCCATCGGAAGTCACCCCGCTGATCGAACAGGCCTACGGCCAGATCGCCGACGCCCTGGGCCTGCCGGCCGGGGTGCTGAACATCGTCAACGGCAAGGCCGAGACCGGCGCCGCACTGAGCAACCACAACGGCCTGGACAAACTGTCGTTCACCGGCAGCAACAGCGTCGGCAGCCAGGTAATGCGCAGCGCGTCGGCACAGTGCCGGCCGGTGACGCTGGAGCTGGGCGGCAAGTCGGCCATCGTGGTGTTTGACGATTGCGATGTCGATCAGGCGGTCGAGTGGATTGTCGCCGGTATCAGCTGGAACGCGGGGCAGATGTGTTCGGCCACCTCGCGGTTGCTGGTGCAGGACGGTATTGCCGATGCGCTGCTGCCACGCTTGCAGGCGGCACTGGAAAACCTGCGGGTTGGCAACACGCTGACCGAAGAGGTCGACATGGGCCCGCTGACCAGCCAGGCCCAGTGGCTGAAGGTGGCCGGCTACTTTGCCACGGCGCGGGAAGAAGGCTTGCAGTGCCTGGCCGGTGGCAAGGCGTTGGACCGCGACGGCTGGTTCGTCAGCCCTACGCTGTATACCGATGTGCCGAAACACAGCCGCCTGTGGACCGAGGAAATCTTTGGCCCGGTGCTGTGCGCACGCCGGTTTGCCAGTGAAGAGCAGGCGATTGCCGAGGCCAATGACAGCCGCTTCGGGCTGGTGGCGACCGTGTGCTCTGCCGATTTGCAACGCGCCGAGCGTGTGGCCGATGCGCTGGAGGTTGGCCATGTGTGGATCAACTCGGTGCAGGCGGTGTTCGTCGAAACCTCGTGGGGCGGTACCAAGGGTAGCGGGATCGGCCGCGAGCTGGGGCCTTGGGGCTTGTCCGCCTACCAATCGGTCAAGCATGTGACCCGGTGTTTGGGCTGA
- a CDS encoding DUF3422 domain-containing protein, protein MHPQRTALHNELHARPSLYFDGPAHVFHLALLGGDAACAALLQRCCPEALDTAAAQGITRLDGHPFKWERHTEFFTLTLVVPCAATDTEWRPLPPVLAEAIAPQAAQVINAVQVLVRDEQGLELPRYGFKDPCGSCVGGGDAVVWSDFRLTEDGTNRFLFINRRLNAYRQGRMIRRLLEIETYRMMASLTLATAKALSQELDTFDKTLVSLSERSAGGDGHDSKGLLDAIAHLSRQVVSHTVKTRHRFGATQAYAQLVFERLGELRESHVGDCQRLGVFIERRFKPTVRYCAATEQRLEQLAKNVANLGDLLQARVQVEMEEQNAEILSSLNARADAQVKIQRAVEGLSIIAITYYLLNLFKLLYGGLNVLGLGLTARDGLLAMAPPVLLVLLVILLRIKQAKQH, encoded by the coding sequence ATGCACCCTCAACGTACCGCCTTGCACAACGAATTGCACGCCCGCCCGTCGCTTTACTTCGACGGCCCTGCGCATGTCTTCCACCTGGCCTTGCTCGGCGGTGATGCTGCCTGTGCAGCGCTGCTGCAACGCTGCTGCCCGGAGGCCCTGGACACCGCTGCCGCCCAAGGCATTACCCGCCTGGATGGCCACCCGTTCAAGTGGGAACGGCACACCGAGTTCTTCACCCTGACACTGGTGGTGCCGTGCGCTGCCACCGACACCGAATGGCGGCCCCTGCCTCCCGTGCTGGCCGAAGCCATCGCCCCACAGGCGGCGCAGGTGATCAACGCCGTGCAGGTGCTGGTGCGTGACGAACAGGGGCTTGAGCTGCCTCGCTACGGTTTCAAAGACCCGTGCGGCTCGTGCGTTGGCGGGGGCGATGCGGTGGTGTGGAGCGATTTCCGCCTGACCGAAGATGGCACCAACCGTTTCCTGTTCATCAACCGCCGCCTCAATGCCTACCGCCAGGGCCGAATGATCCGCCGTCTTCTGGAAATCGAGACGTACCGTATGATGGCCTCGCTGACCCTGGCCACGGCCAAGGCCCTGAGCCAAGAACTGGACACTTTCGACAAGACGTTGGTCAGCCTCTCGGAGCGCAGTGCCGGGGGGGACGGCCATGACTCCAAAGGGCTGCTGGACGCCATTGCCCACTTGTCACGCCAGGTGGTCAGCCACACGGTAAAAACCCGCCACCGCTTCGGCGCCACCCAGGCCTATGCGCAACTGGTGTTCGAACGCCTGGGCGAGCTGCGGGAAAGCCATGTAGGCGACTGCCAGCGCCTGGGGGTGTTCATCGAGCGGCGGTTCAAGCCGACTGTGCGCTATTGCGCGGCGACCGAGCAGCGGCTGGAGCAATTGGCGAAGAACGTGGCAAACCTGGGCGACCTGTTGCAGGCGCGTGTTCAGGTAGAAATGGAAGAACAGAACGCCGAGATCCTGAGCAGCCTCAATGCCCGGGCCGACGCCCAGGTGAAAATTCAGCGGGCGGTGGAGGGGCTGTCGATCATTGCCATCACCTACTACCTGCTGAATTTGTTCAAGCTGCTTTATGGCGGGCTTAATGTGCTGGGGTTGGGGCTGACGGCGCGGGATGGGTTGCTGGCCATGGCGCCGCCGGTGCTGCTGGTATTATTGGTGATTCTGCTGAGGATCAAGCAGGCCAAGCAGCATTGA